The DNA sequence GCAGGAATCAGCTCTGCCAGAATGTTGTATGAATATGCACCCCTGCCCGAGAGTAACGCATTTCGCGTCCTGATTCTAGAGCCCGGTGGAGTTGACGACACTCTGTGTTGCTCTCTTGAGATAACAACCCTCAACAAGCCCATCCCGTACGAAGCCATCTCGTATGTATGGGGAAACACGCATCGGGACCACCCCATCCGCATCAACGGCCGAGCCGGCCAcatcaccgccaacctctgCCGCGCGTTGCATCGGATGCGTTTACCCGACCAGTCCCGCGTCCTCTGGGCGGATTCCATCTGCATCAACCAAGACGACCTGACGGAGCGGGCGAGCCAAGTACTGTTGATGAGTGAAATCTACGGGCAGGCAAGACGGGTGCTGCTGCACCTTGGTGAAGACAGCAAccaggagggtgaggtggtcCGGTCCTTGGTGCATGAAATCGAGGCCATGGTTCTTGAAGGGGTCAGAGCAGCCGGGGAGTCGTGGGACACATTTCCAACCCCCAGTCcggaggagcgggagcagTTCCTAGCAGACACGCGATGGGAGGCTTTCATCAACATGACGCATACGCCATGGTTCACACGCGGTTGGGTGATCCAGGAGGCAGGTTCGGCGCGAAATGGGTTAATGCTGTGGGGGAAGACCGAGATCAGTTGGCAGTCGTTCGTGCGTGTTTATACCTGGATGGTCCGGAGGCTTCCACAGGTTCGGGTCAAATACCGGGACGGTGGCCGGGGAATGAACCGGCTCCATCTCGAGATGTACCGGCTGAGGCACAAGGGGGAGACCATGCCGCTCTACGCAAAACAGTCATCCCAGTTTGACTTTCTCATCGTGCTCCATGATGCTCGGGCTCTCTCTGTGCGGGACGCGCGGGATCGGGTGTATGCCTTCATGTCACTGGCAACATCGGCCGGGCTAAGTCTCCACTTTCAACCGGACTATTCTGAACACAAGACAGCCAGAGACGTCTATTTGGACATGGCGAGAGATTACGTCAACTCGATGGGGGATATCAGCCTGTTGCATTGTGTACAACACACCGGGAACAGTATGAACGAAAAGTTTCCCTCATGGGTACCTCGATGGGATCTCAACCTAttcgacaacatcatcactcacACGTCAGGCCCAGCTCTCATACCCACCGAGCTGAGACCTAGCGTTTCCCACGACAACGCCTTGGAAGCCAAGGGGCTCATGTTTGACGACATCATCTTCACGTCTGATGTGCTTTCGCGAGATGTCTCCATGAGCGACATCAAAATGCTCTGGAACCAGATGCTCGACCTTCTCCCTGTGGCATTCACCAACCCGTCACCCACTCATGGCAGTTTCGCAGCGTTATCATTTGCCCACGTGCTATCTGTGGGCCGATCATGGGGCGCTGAATGGCCCGAATGGGTGGAATGGAGGACTGCCTACATGGAGTACTTGTGCCAGGAAGAGCCTACAAGGCGGGATTCTGTCCCGCGGCCTCCTCCAGACATTGCTAGGAATGGTATCCAAGGATTCCACACCTACGCTCAGTGGAACGTCCATAATCGACGTATTGCTGTCACGAAAAGAGGGCTTTTCGCCTTGGTCCCCTCGCCTACTCAGACTGGTGATATTTGCGGCGTGTTTCTCGGTGGGAAGGCGCCGTGCATATTGCGCAGAGCGATGACAGCTAGGACGTATCggcttgttggtgatgcgtGTATCCCTGTTAACGTATCACGTCCCAGCACAGGTGGTGGATTAGTAGTCTCGGTCGGAATTGAGAATAGCGGAAGGGACTTGTTGGATTGGagtgttgaagaggaggatattcGGCTTTGCTGAACGTGACAACAGAGACAGATTGCTTTGTAAGGTAATCTGACGATATGCACCTAAGCAATGTTAGTTCAAATTGTTTTTGCACCACGAGGCGTAAACTTACTTGTAGCATGGTCTCTTATGTCACCCGAACAACTGCCTACTTATCTAAAGGGCGTACACCATGAGGGTTTAACCCGGTAGCCGATATACAAACACACACTCGGCGGCTCAACGCGTCAAGTGCGCATGTTGGGTAAGAAAGCCCATGCATGGAAAGTTGTCTGAGAAGGAATTTTCGTTCTTGTGCCTCATTTGCAGCGTAATCACGGCGGTCTGGCTTCCTGCACGGGCTCGCTGGCGCGGCGGATTTGCCCATGACACGGGACGGGATAGCGGGAATAAACGGCGCTCTGCGGAGATTTGAAAAGTGGACCCGGGGCTGATAGCGCTAAAGCCCGGGAAGGCAGGCGCCTAGGCTGGATTCTGGACCGATTTTGTGGACAACTGCCTGATACCAAAGTTCTCTTTGGCTGTATAAAACCTCTGCTTCTGAAGGGGTTTTTTGTTGTATACTGTTATCTATACTTGCCCTTTTCAATAGCCCGTCTTGAACACCTCGATTTATTATTCCACAGCCAAAATGCCAACCATTGTCGTCCTCGGGTGAGTCTCCGTGATCAAAGAGCCCCACATCGCCGGTGCCGGAACTGATAATGGGACCCAAACAGCGCCGGTGTGAGCGGCCTTACCTGCGCATTGGAGTTGGCGAAACAGGGCGGGCATGAGATTACGGTTGTCGCGAAGCATATGCCTGGGGATTATGACATTGAGTACACTTCTCCCTGGGCGGGGGCGAACGTCCTGCCGTGAGTGTTGCTCAAACCTTTTGATCATGGCACTATTTGCTGATAAGTGTTGTAGAATGGCACTCGACAAGGACAGCCGATGGGAGAGACGGACTTGGCctgtgttgaggaggttggcgaaggaggtgcccgagGCTGGGTTGCATGTTCAgagtgagtttttttttgtttttttgagCCTACCTTGCATATATACCAAGTGGTGATTCTAACTGAAGGGGAAAAGCTGCCCGTGTTCTCCGCCGCGAGAAGGATGTTGCCACCGGCCTGAAAGCTGCCTTGGCCGACGGCCTCTTCCAATTCGACCCCTGGTACAAGGAGGTTATGGACAACTTCCGCGAGATACCCGCTAATGAACTCCCCAAGGGCATGCACTCTGGTTGTGAGTTCATGTCTGTCTGTATCAACACTGCGATCTACCTCCCCTGGCTCGTCGGGCAATGCGCCAAGTATGGGGTGCAGTTCAAAAGAGGGATTGTGAAGC is a window from the Podospora pseudocomata strain CBS 415.72m chromosome 6, whole genome shotgun sequence genome containing:
- a CDS encoding hypothetical protein (EggNog:ENOG503P39N; COG:S): MSSTAESASNVAGISSARMLYEYAPLPESNAFRVLILEPGGVDDTLCCSLEITTLNKPIPYEAISYVWGNTHRDHPIRINGRAGHITANLCRALHRMRLPDQSRVLWADSICINQDDLTERASQVLLMSEIYGQARRVLLHLGEDSNQEGEVVRSLVHEIEAMVLEGVRAAGESWDTFPTPSPEEREQFLADTRWEAFINMTHTPWFTRGWVIQEAGSARNGLMLWGKTEISWQSFVRVYTWMVRRLPQVRVKYRDGGRGMNRLHLEMYRLRHKGETMPLYAKQSSQFDFLIVLHDARALSVRDARDRVYAFMSLATSAGLSLHFQPDYSEHKTARDVYLDMARDYVNSMGDISLLHCVQHTGNSMNEKFPSWVPRWDLNLFDNIITHTSGPALIPTELRPSVSHDNALEAKGLMFDDIIFTSDVLSRDVSMSDIKMLWNQMLDLLPVAFTNPSPTHGSFAALSFAHVLSVGRSWGAEWPEWVEWRTAYMEYLCQEEPTRRDSVPRPPPDIARNGIQGFHTYAQWNVHNRRIAVTKRGLFALVPSPTQTGDICGVFLGGKAPCILRRAMTARTYRLVGDACIPVNVSRPSTGGGLVVSVGIENSGRDLLDWSVEEEDIRLC